The Glycine max cultivar Williams 82 chromosome 3, Glycine_max_v4.0, whole genome shotgun sequence sequence AGGAAGTGGCATCACTGGAATTGGTTCACGtcttttttaagtgaaatactattgctatattttttatttttctaaatatttaaacattttagttttataaaaatttaaacttctattttatattttaataaaagagaaaatagattatgtattaaaaatataaaatatttttacactgtcattcaattacattttataaataattatgtttcataatttttttaacattttataaatatgttattagcttctcataagaaattaaaatcatgtactttttataaaaaatttagagaagttttggggaaaaaatatatttacattatttttacactattatttctgataaaaatggaaataaaatgagattgatctttttacttttttaacataaaagataaatatgataataacaaAGAAATGGCAACAAGTGTTTGAAGAATCATATTGACTGAGATAATAACATGTTTTTTGTATAAGTATATATtcaaaatagtaataattttacAAGAGTCTGAGTCCTTTGTTTGACATAAATAGGCAGAGGTTTAATTTGAGGAATTGTAGTGAAAGACTGAAATGACCACATAAAAGAATAGCTGCCAAAAATTTAGATGAGGTTAATGaagtaattttgattttacatTTCTTTATCATTTggatagaagataaaaataatagataatatataataaataaaagatagatAATAGATAACGGTTGAAATGTATGCATAGGTGAACCATTTTTTTCTTAGATTTTGCAAtagtttagtgtttattttgttgCGTAAATGACATCGAATATATATACTGGACTGACATATATAACACTTGCTAATCCAGCATTTATTCTAAACAAATTGaacatttattgataaaaaattaattattttcccaATACCCCTCAAGGCTCAAGTTTCTCCACAACTTTTTCTTCGACATTAACCTTATAACGGTAATGTTTAACACATAACAAGATATAGACGAGATTAATCGAAGCTAACCCAGCCACGAGGAAGTAATAGTAGTCCAATCTTCCAGCATTGATGTCATCATTCAACCAATCAATTCCATCATGCTTTCGAGTCAGTTGGTGCACAACATTAACCACCAAGGTTCCAACATAAATTGAAAATGCCACCACAAGATATTGCAAAGAGTTTCCTATCCTTTTCATTTTATCTGGTGACTCAGTGCTGTAGAACTGATTGTGTCCAATAAGTGTAAAATCTCACATTGCACTCATGAGTGCACCATGTGAAATAGCCACACCCCTTGTTTGTCACTCCACCAAGCCAGCACTTACCATTGTGAGAATTGAACACACATCACCAATGGTGATTGGGGAACAAGCCTATGGTGATTAGGGACACCATGTTGTGTTATGGGAATCAAGCAGAGAATGCCTAAAGCCCGGATTGGAAGCACTTTGATCAAACATTTGACTTCTTCCATTTGCTGAATGTTGCAAATCCTCCAGGGATTCTTCACACAATCTTCTGTGTTGAGATCGTTGTCCTGTATAAGGTTTAGAAACATTAAGAATAATTATGGTCTCATCAAACTTTCTATTTTGCGAAGGGAACTCTATTTGTAGGCCTCCTATATTCAATGGTGTGGGTTAtcattactggaaaacccgtatgcaaatcttcatagaggctatagatttaaacatttgggaagccattgaattcgGTCCTTACATCCCTACTATGATAGCAGGAAAtgcaactataaaaaaaacctaGGGAATaatgggatgaagaagaaaggaaaatggtacaatataaattaaaggtaaaaaacataattacatctacattaggcatggatgaatattttagagtatcAAACTAcaagaatgcaaaagaaatgtggaataccttacaagtaacccatgaaggaacaactgatgtaaaaagatctagaataaataccctaacccatgaatatgaattgtttagaatgaatcaaaatgaaactatacaagatatgcaaaagagattcacacgtatagtaaatcatcttgcatcattaggaaagatatttcctaatgaagatcttattaacaaagttttgagatgtttaagcagggaaTGACAACCAAAGGTAACGACAATTACAGAATCAAGAGACCTTACTAACATGTGTCTTGCAACTCTTTTTGGAAAGCTTcaggaacacgaaatggaactcatgagactaaatcaacatgaagaaaatgacaagaaaaagaaaggaatcacACTTAAAGCTTTAtcttcaattcaagaagaaagtgataaagaagacttgaatgaaatagaagagatgatgattttagtttcttcggaaagaaattcaataaattcctaagaaacaaagaaaattaaagaagaccAAACTTCAAACCAAAGAAAAGAGGAGAGGATTCATCTTTTTTTCCAAAGTGTTATAAATGTAATCAACCAGAACATCTGAGAGTTGATTACCCgagtttcaagaaaagaatggaaagaTCAGAGAGGAAAACCTTCAATGATAAGAAAGCAAATAAAGCTTAtgtcacttgggaagataacaATATGGATTCATCCGAAGAAGAGGTAACATATTCTaacaataacttatctatttcctttgatgaacttcaagatgcattcactaatttacataaagaatcagtcaaacttgcaaaacttgtttcattttccaagaaaactatttcaaacttagaaaaggaagttttgaaattaaatgaagaattagaaaatcttaGAACTAAAGTCAAAACTTTAAAACCAATTGACACAAATCAATCTTATACCATAAAAGTAATACAAGATAGAAAAGAAGCATCTAACTCATGTAATTGTTGTAGCAAGTTTATAGAAGAAATCAAGGATCTGAAAAATTCTCTTGTCAAATTTACTattggcaaaaataatttagatattatactaggaaagcaaagatgtgtttgatAAGGCTGGATTAGGATATCGAcatgataaaaaacaaaaattatataaaaatttattttcatatactcaaaagaatagttctcctttcttaacatgtttttactgtggaaagaAATGACATAGAgcatctacatgctattttaggaaaaatagtaataatattaaaattatatgggTTTCAAAAGGATCTTTTATCAAAACTGACATTCAAGGACCTaagaaagtttgggtacctaagtcataaACATGATTATATAGGATTCTTTGAAGAAGAGTTGGTACATTGATACCAGATACTATAAACACATGattggagatgcatcaaagtttacttatatttctcccaagaatagaggacatgtgacttatggcgacaacaataaaggtagaatccttggagtcaGAAAACTAGGTACGAATTCAtctacctccattgaaaatattctacttgttgatggtcttaagcatagtctactaagtgttagtcaattatgtgttaaaggctatctagtatcatttaaCTCTCGTAATTGtgttattgaaaacaaacatgatagaaatataaaacatataggcTTTAGATCAAATaatgtatacatgataaatttagataaaacatcaaatcatgatcaatgttttcttagtaaagatgatgattcttggttatggcatagaagaattgcccatataaacatggaacatttaaataaactaatttctaaggatttagttattggtttaccaaaacttaaatttgaaaaagatagattatgtgatgcttgtcaaaaaggaaaacaagtaagggtttccttcaaatcaaagaatattATGTCTACAATTCAACCCTTACAacttttgcatatggatctttttggcccctctagaactatgagttttggaggaaactaCTATGCTCTTGTTACAGTTGATGATTACTCAAGATTCACATGGACATTATTTCTCAGTCATAAAAGAGATGTTTTTCATGCTTTCAAGAAACAtgctaaaatcattcaaaataacaaTAGAACTATGATCATTAAAGAATATATTCATGTTGCTTTTGATGAAATTAACCCAATTAGGCCATGAAAGGAAAttcttgatgatattttagattCTTTAGAAGGTATACATATTCTTGGTGAAGAgcacaaaggaaaaggaaagggaaatgatgaagactttcaaattgatgaaacaaaaacaagtatAGATCTTCCAACAGAATGAAGAACTTCAAGATACCATCGTTAGTGACATAtctaaaggggtaacaactagacactctcccAAAGATGTTTGCAATAATatggtttttgtttctttaattgaacctaaaaatttaaaacaattcatAATTGACGAACACTGGATtatagctatgcaagaagagtcaaatcagtttgaaagaaataaagtttggGAATTAGTTGACAAACCCGATAATCATCTAGctataggaactaaatgggtattCAAAAACAAATTGGATTAACATGgaatagtaattagaaataaggctaggctAGTGGCCAAaggatataataaaaaagaaggaatagattatgagGAAACTATGCTCCAGTAaccagattagaagccattagaatgttattagcttttgcatccataatggactttaaactctatcaaatggatgttcaAAGTTCCTTTTTAAATGGTTTTatccaagaagaagtatatgtgtATCAACCACTTGGCTTTGAAAGCTCAGAAAAGCCCAATCAtgtctttaaattgaaaaagactttatatggtttaaaacaagcccctagggcttggtgtGAACGTTTGAgtaaatttcttttagaaaaaggtttttcaaGAGGAAATGTTGATACCAccctttttattaaaagaaaattgaatgatatattCTTAgtacagatatatgttgatgatatcatTTTTGGGTCAACTAATGATTCTCTTTGCAAAAAATGGTAATGTATGAgtacatgaattttgatgatgccaaagaagaatcaaacaaggccacttcaaaggataagcatttgcttcaagattaattcaacaaacaaagccttgtttcaagattcactaaagatcaagtcttgcctcaaaacaaagggtttcaaagtcatgcaaggctctggtaatcgattaccaggaagtgtaatcgattaccataagggaagaatgaaaaagacCTATTGAAAAGGgttatgaatttgaattttgaacatgtaatcgattaccatatatttgtaattgattaccaacaatgaaactcctgaaattcaaattaaaaagtcatgacccttcaaattataactgtggaatcgattactagtggagagttttcagaaaatctgacaagagtcacatcttttgattggACTTgtaaatggccatcaaaggcctataaataggtggcTTGGGCATGTATTTTgtagagagagttttgcttgttcaaaatgtcttatcctctcaaaaggaaaTGAAGAGAGATAtttcaagagaacttcattgccaaatgctctctcaaaagaaactcttgggcaaacacttgcaaatctattaagagttcatccatggacttcaattgtaatatctttctcttcaagagaaaattcctcttctttcttcttatacaaagagactgattaagggaccgagggtctcttaagttgtaaggaattctgaacacaagggtgtagaagcaagcttcatgatgttgaatcaagttgattcaagaagttttgataatgacaaagatgatgacaaaaaacccaaagaatgatttcaagattaaatcaagaacaattcaagaatcaagagaagtttgatttcaagattcaagaaaagatgaattcaagtttcaagagaggaaatcaagaagacttcacaagggaagtattgaaaagatttttcaaaaaaacaaacatagcacagttttgtttttgaaaagagtttttcaatctATCTTAAAATCTTATTCTGCACTCGAGAACCAAGCATATTGAAATTAGACACCATTTCTTgagagatcatgttcaaaaaGGGCATTGTGTACTAGAATTTGTTGACACAAAGAATCAGTTAGCTGATATCTTTATAAAACCTCTCCCTAAAGAAACTTTATTTGctattaaaagagaattaggactcTTAGATATAAATAACTTAGATAAATATCTATTTtgtttgtctattttttattatttttcttatgattgttaacttttgattgagttttgatgaCCAAAGGAGTTTTGGCAGTTGCAGGATacgcatgtaatcgattacaactcgtcCCTAGTGTTGTTGAGGTCAAACATTTATTTGCTATTGGTTCTAGTGTTGTTGCCTCCTTTGGATAACGAAAGGATGTGGATGGCCAATGGGTGTGTAAACACGACCTTCCACCTCCAATTCCTAATGAATGCCCACCCTCCCCACCACCGCAATAGGATTCCTCATCTTCCTTACTGAATGACATTCTCACTGAGCTTAGGTATCTTCGGGCTTTCACCGGTGATCGTTTCGATGCTATGGACTCACGCATCACGTGTCTTGAAGACGACATGAGCTTCATTCATCGTTGCTTTGATCCTCTGGCAGATCCATAGAAGTTTATTGTACATCCTACTTTTATCTAGTATTATAAGTCATTAATTTTCTGGACAATTTACTATTTCAGCCTTGTATTTGGCTTTGGATATTTTAGCACTTGGTTCCTTTATGCTTGCTTTAGATACTTAGCTCTTGGTTATTTCGTGTTTGCTTTGGATATTTCGCACTTGGTTATTTTATGTTGCTATGGATGATtagcttttgattattttttgatgattgcttttgatTTTCTGGCTTCATTATTTTGTCTGATATTTTTGACTTTTTGATGtttccaaagggggagagaaactcAAGAAAACGGGTAGACTCTTTTTTCTAAACATaggaaataaattgaaaaattaagtgGGAGTAAGGGTGAGTGCTCGCCTTGCAAATAGAATATCTTTTAATCATGGTTTCATATAGCTGTCATCATCAAAACGAGGGAGAATGTGATTGCATATGTTgtatgaaggttttgatgatggcAAAGATTGAAGCAATTCAAAGTTTACTACAAGTTCAAGACAAGATCAAGAGATCATGAGAAAGGATTCATGATAGtccattatttgttaaaagaatatcTTAAAAGATTGCAAAGGTTTGACCTTAAATGCTTCAATtttcaaaatctcttataaaaagttttcagtgtttttacacattttaaaatagtatatttctctatggtaatcgattgccataagctgtaattgattaccaagagcaaaaattaattttgcaatgTTTTTagaaagtttgaatttgaattttaaaggctgtaatcgattaccacctttctgtaatcgattaacagtaacgaaatttcaaaaaataactcTGAAAAGTCACTTCCTTTCATGAGAGTTTGAAAAAccaccaaaggcctataaatatgtgacttgtgtAAGAAAATCTTCGAAGTTTTTTAGAACTTCATTGTTTTATTCTCACAAAAGAAAAcctttggccaaacacttgcatatcaattaaggattcttctaagttcttcaagttgtattatttttttgttaaagagaaaaaaaaatctttcgtACTTCAAAAACAAATTGTTGTTGTAATCAAGAGGCAGTGGGTCATTGATTTGTAAGtttttctgaacacaagggaaaggtatCCCTaggtggttcagaagttgtaaaggaatttacaaggatagtggaaatctcaagtggattgcttgcaattctctcttccctaaatTGAgcttgcaattctctcttccctaatctcatttacattattgcgctttaattttatttttcacatttaaaGAGCATCGAATAAATTGttcattgcttttttttttgcatattatGTCTGCATATAtcttttaaagagagaattaaaatttgttaggggaaaattttgaaactgaaTTCACCCCCGCCCCACTTAAGTTATTAAGGCCACTTGTTTAACAGCTGAaactgaaaattttgaaatttgaagtaaGCCGCGAAATGGTGGAACGAAGAACATGAGGAAGCTCAACATGGGTCTTTGAAGACGAGCTTCAGCAATGTGACCTCCTAGGCCTGGAAGCTAGTGAGACATAGCCTAGcctattgaatttcaaaatgaaatttgtttagAGAAAATCGCAAAACCGTGGAACAAAGAAGTAGAGGAAAGAAGGCGTAGCTCGTACAAGCGGGAGTAATATAATAATGCCAAAAAATGAAGGAGATGACGCGTGGAAGAActgatcattattttattattaaagataGATAACCACTGGAGTGACCTGTTTGTGTGTAATGAGGAGCTGGATGCATTAAGATAAAGATTTTATGGTCGGTTTGgttcaaaggaaaaatatttttgaaactcaCATAATTTTTATAGGAGTGTTCATAGAAAAATACTTTGATGGTAAGTTTGATTTTGGGAAAGAATCAAAGCAAATAGAAAGAAGcgaaaagataacaaaaaaaaagagtaaaaatttggataattttgtatgttgtttaatgagaaagaaaatagaagaagtaaaagttaaggaaaataataggaaaaaaatgaataaagagTAGATGAGTGTTTAATATTTGGtaataaagaaagataaaaaaaaatgtgagtgtGTAAACTctcacattttcttttctttcacttttataAAGAAGAGGAAAATGATATAAAACCTACTTATAATAATCTTTCattcttttatctctttcaatcaAAGGATGAAAGTTCAACAAAGGATAGGTATTGTCAATTCATTTCCACTATAATGAAAGTTGAAAGTTCTCCCCTACTCCACCCTCTCACTTTCATGCAAGTCGAAAGAAGCCTGTGTGACAAATAATGCATGACAGAGCAGAGGAAATTAAGCAGCTGGTGTCTTTATGATCAATCTTTAAATCTTGTTAGTATCCCTTGatttatgcaattaaaataagttgttgTTGCAACGCATTAGGAGAATCattgtcattttaaatttagcCAAAGTCTAGGAGTTTCTTTCCCTAATTTTAGCATCACTAGTCATGTATAAAACCAACACTCTATCTCTGTATTCCTCAATTTAGTACACAATAAAACACAGATTGGGTTTGGTAGTCtgtttttcatatttcaaatattcatttatttgttttatggtATCTAGAGCTTGGACTTTGATCTgggctttttttcttctctttttcaatTCTTCGCTCTAAGAATTTAAGGCAGACATAACTGGTTTTCATGGACTAGCAAAATGGAGGAAACAGATCAAATATGCAGTTTAGTGTTGAGAAACTTGTACGATCGAACTACAAATATTGGCGACTGTGCATGGATTTATGGGATCTCATGGTAAAAAAATGATACGGAAATGCCACCAGATACACTGGACATGACGGAGGCCCAACGAAAATGGAAGGTAAAATGTGGGAAGATGTTGTTTGTTCTGAGAACGATGGTCAACAAGGAATTAATTGATCACATTAGAGATCTTGACACACCAAAGGATGTATGGGAGACACTAGAAAAACTCTTCTCCAAGAAAAATGTTGCTCGATTACAGTTGCTGGAAAATGAACTTGCATCCACAGTGCAAGGTAATCTTACAATTGATGAATACttcttaaagattaaaaaaatttgtgcaGAAATTTCTGAGCTAGATCTGAGTGAGAAAATCAGTGAGGCAAGGTGAAGGAGATACATGATCAGGGGTTTGAAAAAGGAGTATTATCCATTTATCATGTCCATTCAAAGATGGACCAATCAACCATCATTGGAGGAGTTACAAAATTTTCTCACAAATCAAGAAGCTTTTCTACAACAATCTTCATCATCACCTGCACAAGAGACACCGGATACACCGGACACGACGGAGGCCCGACGAAAATGGAAGGTAAAATGTGGGAAGATGTTGGTTGTTCTGAGAATGACGGTCAACAAGGAATTAATTGATCACATTAGAGATCTTGACACACCAAAGGATGTATGGGAGACACTAGAAAAACTCTTCTCCAAGAAAAATGTTGCTTGATTGCAGTTGGTGGAAAATGAACTTGCATCCACAGTGCAAGGTAATGTTACAATTGCTGAATACttcttaaagattaaaaatcttTGTGCAGAAATTTCTGAGCTAGATCTGAGTGACAAAATCAGTGAGGCAAGGTGAAGGAGATACATGATCAGGGGTTTGAAAAAGGAGTATTCTCCATTTATCATGTCCATTCAAAGATGGACCAATCAACCATCATTGGAGGagttataaaattttctcaCAAATCAAGAAGCTTTTCTGCAACAATCTTCATCATCACCTGCACATGAGACTGAATCTGTTCTCCTCTTCAAAGGGAAGACACGTAGCCAAGACAACGAGGAGGTAGAATTGAAGAGAAAGAGTGTCAAATATTTCAAATGTGGCAGATTGGGTCATATCAAAAGAAATTGCAGAACTAGACTCTTTAAAGTGAATGCAACATACGAAGAAAATGAAGGTGACTCATTTGAGTAATTTAGATGGGATCAATGCTTCACCATCGAGGATAGGAGGGTTGGACAGAAGGAGATACCAGTAAATTACCTAGATTACCAAAAAGAATGGATCTTTGACTCTGGTTGCTCACATCATGTAACAGGTAGGGGTGGGTAAGCGGGCTAGCCTGCCTGTATAAGCCCGCATTGGCAGCGAACCGGGCCAGTCCACCCCGTATTCTTACacggaccaaataaattggtccgcCCCCGCCCCGTGGACCCCCTGGGTCAAACGGGCTGGTCTGCGggcctagttttaaaagaatttcaatttcaataaaaatgcaacacaatcaaattaagttcaataaaCTCCTACATTAAttccacaaaaataaaaaatagttagtcaaagtaaataagaataaatgattggtagttaaaaaattaagagaaaccTTAACTTACATCCATAACATCAACTTCAGCAATACTAATAGTACTAGTAATAGCCATAGTCTCTTGTGATCAACCTTGACTTAAACCAACATTGCTTCTTGTTTCTTTGGAATACATTTGAACATACTCATTATATAGAGTGATTCAATACTACCCCCCCAAGGGCTTTGGATAGAAGAccccaagaagattgggccaaagatgcaagagaaggccctagggttctcatgagccttaggatagatttcgggcccatgggctaagtatgagtccacttatctttgaacatattagattaaggttccattatttttgggccttgtatttagggctccataatgtaggtaaggtatcctagaaatgtaggatttttcagcccttgtattttagggcacctagactagtttttgtattaggggtagttttgtaatttcacatgcattaagtgaatatttgatgtgtgtgttggaaaataaatttaattgaattgggagaagcccaatccaattaaattttagagtgggaggtgagcatttgcttgctacaccccattgccacatcatgtagtcacactttgtgcatgtgcttcatgctttacatgcctcatcccacttaagcatacttagtggagaatcttggacttcatcttgaattagtgggctgaaacatagctaaaattcactaatcataattagtgaaattttggctccaaaatttcgatccacaaattcaatttcaaattcaagtgaaatttgaatagaaattcaaatttccctccaattttgtgtgacactttggctataaatagaggccttgtgtgtgcatttttttggaattttgatcattttaaaattaaacttcagattttagatcttttttagagcacaaaattctgtgctcttctcttcctctcccttcattcatcttcttctaccttcaagctcttatacatggcctcctatggtggtgagcttcttctagactcatcttctccttaaagtggtgtctcctctctctctcccttctcCATTCctctgccattcatcttccaagaagcaaagg is a genomic window containing:
- the LOC121174548 gene encoding protein NRT1/ PTR FAMILY 2.12-like, giving the protein MFLNLIQDNDLNTEDCVKNPWRICNIQQMEEVKCLIKVLPIRALGILCLIPITQHGVPNHHRLVPQSPLFYSTESPDKMKRIGNSLQYLVVAFSIYVGTLVVNVVHQLTRKHDGIDWLNDDINAGRLDYYYFLVAGLASINLVYILLCVKHYRYKVNVEEKVVEKLEP